A window of the Podarcis raffonei isolate rPodRaf1 chromosome 4, rPodRaf1.pri, whole genome shotgun sequence genome harbors these coding sequences:
- the RPL31 gene encoding 60S ribosomal protein L31: MAPAKKGGEKKKGRSAINEVVTREYTINIHKRIHGVGFKKRAPRALKEIRKFAMKEMGTPDVRIDTRLNKAVWAKGVRNVPYRIRVRLSRKRNEDEDSPNKLYTLVTYVPVTTFKSLQTVNVDEN; encoded by the exons ATGGCTCCTGCAAAGAAAGGTGGTGAAAAGAAGAAAGGACGATCAGCCATCAATGAGGTGGTTACTCGGGAATATactataaacattcacaaacgGATCCATGGCGT TGGCTTCAAGAAGCGGGCTCCTCGTGCTCTCAAGGAGATCCGTAAATTTGCAATGAAGGAGATGGGGACTCCTGATGTACGCATTGACACCCGCTTGAACAAGGCTGTCTGGGCAAAAGGAGTAAG GAATGTTCCTTACCGTATCCGTGTGCGTTTATCCAGAAAACGCAATGAAGATGAGGATTCGCCTAATAAACTGTATACACTGGTCACATATGTGCCAGTTACCACTTTCAAaa GCCTACAGACTGTTAATGTGGATGAAAACTAA